A portion of the Bulleidia sp. zg-1006 genome contains these proteins:
- the rpsE gene encoding 30S ribosomal protein S5 — MANENKKNFKKREPKEFEDVVVSINRVSKTVKGGRRMRFAALVVVGDKKGRVGFGMGKAAEVPDAIRKATESAQKNVFRVNLVDNFRTVPHQVKGKHLSSTVFLAPAAPGTGVIAGGAVRSILELAGVSDVLSKVIGSRTSVNVVYATLEALKGLRTVNEVAKLRDKKVAEVR; from the coding sequence ATGGCAAACGAAAATAAGAAAAACTTTAAAAAACGCGAACCAAAAGAGTTCGAAGATGTTGTTGTCTCCATTAACCGAGTAAGTAAGACAGTCAAGGGTGGACGTCGCATGCGCTTTGCCGCTCTTGTTGTTGTCGGTGATAAGAAGGGTCGTGTTGGATTTGGCATGGGTAAGGCCGCAGAAGTTCCGGACGCAATCCGTAAAGCTACGGAATCTGCTCAAAAGAACGTTTTCCGTGTCAACTTAGTAGACAATTTCCGTACCGTTCCTCACCAAGTTAAGGGTAAACATTTATCTTCAACGGTGTTCTTAGCACCGGCCGCTCCAGGTACCGGAGTAATCGCCGGTGGTGCAGTTCGTTCAATTCTTGAATTAGCCGGTGTATCTGATGTGCTATCTAAGGTCATTGGTTCAAGAACAAGCGTAAACGTCGTTTATGCAACTTTAGAAGCATTAAAGGGATTACGTACAGTTAATGAAGTAGCTAAACTACGCGACAAGAAAGTCGCTGAAGTTCGCTAG
- the rplP gene encoding 50S ribosomal protein L16, which yields MLMPKRTKYRRPHRLSYEGISKAGREIVFGEYGLVADDGAYISSAQIEAARVAMTRHMNRQGQVWIKIFPHLAKTKKPLEVRMGSGKGAPDHWVAVVQKGRIMFEVAGVSEEIAREALRLAANKLGVKTRFVKKGEEAK from the coding sequence ATGTTGATGCCTAAGCGTACAAAGTATAGAAGACCTCATCGTTTAAGCTATGAAGGTATTTCCAAGGCCGGTCGTGAGATTGTTTTTGGTGAATATGGCTTGGTAGCGGATGATGGTGCTTATATCTCCTCTGCTCAAATCGAAGCGGCCCGTGTTGCTATGACACGTCATATGAACCGTCAAGGTCAAGTTTGGATTAAGATTTTCCCACACTTGGCTAAGACGAAGAAACCTTTAGAAGTCCGTATGGGTTCCGGTAAAGGGGCTCCTGATCACTGGGTAGCGGTTGTCCAAAAGGGACGCATTATGTTTGAAGTTGCAGGGGTTAGTGAAGAAATTGCCCGCGAAGCTTTGCGTTTAGCTGCTAACAAGTTAGGCGTTAAAACCCGCTTTGTGAAAAAAGGCGAGGAGGCTAAATAA
- a CDS encoding type Z 30S ribosomal protein S14, with the protein MAKTSLKVKQSRPAKFSTREYTRCEICGRPHSVLKKYKVCRICFRELAYKGQIPGVKKASW; encoded by the coding sequence ATGGCTAAGACAAGTTTAAAAGTTAAACAATCTCGTCCTGCAAAATTCTCCACACGTGAGTATACTCGTTGTGAAATTTGTGGACGTCCACATTCAGTTTTAAAGAAATATAAAGTTTGCCGTATCTGCTTCCGTGAATTAGCCTACAAGGGTCAAATTCCTGGTGTTAAGAAGGCAAGTTGGTAA
- the rplR gene encoding 50S ribosomal protein L18: protein MLKLIDKNQVRIRRHKRVRKIVNGTPECPRLNVYRSNAQIYAQVIDDVAHKTLCASSSLELKLENGGNVEAAKKVGEDIAKKCLAAKIESVRFDRGGYVYHGRVQALADAAREAGLKF, encoded by the coding sequence ATGTTGAAATTAATCGATAAGAATCAAGTTCGTATTCGTCGTCATAAACGTGTACGTAAGATTGTCAACGGCACTCCTGAATGCCCTAGATTGAATGTGTACCGTTCGAATGCACAAATTTATGCACAAGTTATTGATGATGTTGCGCATAAGACATTGTGTGCTTCTAGTTCTCTTGAACTCAAGCTGGAAAATGGCGGAAATGTAGAGGCGGCTAAGAAGGTTGGCGAAGATATTGCTAAGAAGTGCTTAGCGGCTAAGATTGAAAGTGTTCGTTTCGATAGAGGCGGATATGTATACCACGGTCGTGTGCAAGCTTTAGCAGATGCGGCTAGAGAAGCCGGCTTGAAGTTCTAG
- the rpsH gene encoding 30S ribosomal protein S8 gives MNMTDPIADMLTRIRNGVQARKESVDVAPASKVKVEIAKLLKSEGYIENYVVSGEGTEKKITVTLKYQGDLKVISGIKRISKPGLRVYAKGDNIPKVLNGLGVAIISTSKGMMCDREARKNHIGGEVVAYVW, from the coding sequence ATGAATATGACAGATCCTATTGCTGATATGCTTACACGCATTAGAAACGGTGTTCAAGCTCGTAAAGAGAGTGTGGATGTTGCTCCTGCTTCTAAAGTGAAAGTAGAAATCGCAAAATTATTGAAGTCTGAAGGTTACATTGAAAACTATGTTGTATCTGGTGAAGGTACAGAAAAGAAAATCACCGTTACATTGAAGTATCAAGGTGATTTAAAGGTAATCTCTGGAATTAAACGTATTTCAAAACCGGGTCTTCGTGTTTACGCCAAAGGTGATAACATTCCTAAGGTGTTAAATGGTTTAGGTGTTGCTATTATCTCTACCTCTAAGGGTATGATGTGCGATCGCGAAGCTCGTAAGAACCACATTGGCGGCGAAGTTGTCGCTTATGTTTGGTAA
- the rpsQ gene encoding 30S ribosomal protein S17 — protein sequence MERNSRKVLRGTVVSDKMDKTIVVEISTTRSHPLYGRRVKYSQKYKAHDEENVAKIGDVVEIMETRPLSKDKHFRLVKVVEKAVIL from the coding sequence ATGGAAAGAAATTCTCGTAAAGTCCTACGCGGAACGGTTGTTTCGGACAAGATGGACAAGACCATTGTTGTAGAAATTAGTACAACTAGAAGCCATCCTTTATATGGCCGACGCGTTAAGTACTCACAAAAATACAAAGCTCATGATGAAGAAAATGTTGCTAAGATTGGTGATGTTGTTGAAATCATGGAAACTAGACCATTAAGTAAAGATAAGCATTTCCGTCTTGTGAAAGTCGTTGAAAAGGCAGTTATCTTATAA
- the rplB gene encoding 50S ribosomal protein L2 — MAIIKYKPTSAGRRNMSTLSNERITKKTPEKSLLAPLNKKGGRNNTGRITTRHQGGGAKQKYRIIDFKRNKDSVPAKVAGIEYDPNRNANIALLHYVDGEKRYILAPADLHVGDTVISDVAVDIKVGNAMELQNIPDGTFVHNVELTAGKGGQLARAAGTSAQILGSEGKFVTVRLTSGEVRRIHGNCRATVGVVGNGDYSLVNLGKAGRSRWLGIRPTVRGSAMNPVDHPHGGGEGRAPIGRKAPMTPWGKKAMGLKTRNPKAHSSKYIVRRRNGK, encoded by the coding sequence ATGGCAATTATTAAATACAAGCCAACCAGTGCCGGTCGTCGTAATATGTCGACTCTTAGTAATGAGCGCATTACTAAGAAAACGCCTGAGAAGAGCTTATTAGCTCCACTTAATAAAAAGGGTGGACGTAATAATACGGGTCGTATCACAACTCGCCATCAAGGCGGTGGGGCAAAACAGAAGTACCGTATTATTGATTTCAAACGTAATAAAGATAGTGTTCCTGCTAAGGTTGCCGGTATCGAATACGATCCGAACCGTAATGCGAACATTGCACTATTGCATTATGTAGATGGTGAAAAGAGATACATCTTAGCACCGGCTGACTTACATGTTGGTGACACCGTCATTTCTGATGTTGCGGTCGATATTAAAGTTGGTAATGCAATGGAACTACAAAACATTCCTGATGGTACATTCGTTCATAATGTTGAATTAACAGCCGGTAAGGGTGGTCAATTGGCTCGTGCGGCCGGTACTTCGGCGCAAATCTTGGGTTCAGAAGGTAAGTTCGTTACTGTTCGTTTGACATCCGGTGAAGTTAGAAGAATTCATGGCAATTGTCGGGCAACGGTGGGAGTTGTTGGCAATGGTGATTACAGCTTAGTGAATTTAGGTAAAGCCGGGCGTTCTCGCTGGCTAGGTATTCGTCCTACCGTTCGCGGTTCAGCTATGAACCCTGTGGATCACCCGCATGGCGGTGGTGAAGGTCGTGCTCCAATTGGACGTAAGGCACCTATGACACCTTGGGGTAAGAAAGCTATGGGTCTTAAGACACGTAATCCTAAGGCACATAGTAGTAAGTACATCGTCAGAAGACGTAATGGAAAGTAA
- the rplV gene encoding 50S ribosomal protein L22, whose protein sequence is MDVKSTAKTVRYTPRKVRLVLDLVRGKSVEEALAILQFMPNHAATAVAKVVKSAAANATHNHQLNADALYVKECYANEGVVMKRFMPRAKGNATQILKRTSHITVVVSDVK, encoded by the coding sequence ATGGATGTTAAATCAACAGCGAAAACAGTCCGCTATACGCCTCGTAAAGTGAGATTGGTTTTAGATTTAGTACGTGGCAAGAGCGTTGAAGAGGCTTTGGCAATTCTTCAATTCATGCCCAATCATGCAGCTACTGCTGTAGCGAAAGTTGTTAAGAGTGCGGCGGCTAATGCGACACACAATCATCAATTAAACGCTGATGCATTATATGTGAAAGAATGTTATGCAAACGAAGGCGTGGTTATGAAGCGTTTCATGCCTAGAGCAAAAGGTAACGCTACTCAAATCTTAAAGAGAACTAGCCATATTACGGTTGTGGTTAGCGATGTGAAGTAA
- the rplF gene encoding 50S ribosomal protein L6 has protein sequence MSRIGNKAITIPAGVEVSIASGNEVTVKGPKGTLVKTFSPLMEISVDANVLTVKRPNEEKHTKQLHGTTRALIAAMVEGVNTGFTKTLKIVGIGYRAALAGSELTLNVGFSHPVKFTVPSDVKVEVPDANTINVSGIDKQIVGQFAAVVRATKKPEPYGGKGIRYVDEIVRRKEGKTAKK, from the coding sequence ATGTCACGTATCGGTAATAAGGCGATTACCATTCCTGCCGGCGTAGAAGTTAGCATCGCTAGTGGTAATGAGGTGACTGTAAAGGGTCCTAAGGGAACATTAGTGAAGACTTTTTCTCCATTGATGGAAATTTCCGTGGACGCTAATGTACTTACAGTTAAGCGCCCAAATGAAGAAAAACATACAAAACAATTGCATGGTACAACTCGTGCTTTGATTGCCGCTATGGTTGAAGGTGTAAACACCGGTTTCACTAAGACCTTAAAAATTGTTGGTATTGGTTATCGTGCCGCTTTAGCCGGCTCTGAACTAACATTGAATGTCGGTTTCTCACATCCGGTTAAGTTTACAGTTCCAAGTGATGTTAAGGTAGAAGTACCTGACGCAAATACCATCAATGTGAGTGGAATTGACAAGCAAATTGTCGGTCAATTCGCCGCTGTTGTTCGTGCAACCAAGAAACCGGAGCCATATGGTGGAAAAGGTATTCGTTATGTTGATGAAATTGTTCGCCGTAAAGAAGGAAAGACGGCTAAGAAATAG
- the rpsS gene encoding 30S ribosomal protein S19 has protein sequence MSRSLKKGPFCDDHLMKKVEALNATGKKEVIKTWSRRSTIFPSFVEHTFAVHNGKEHVPVYVTEDMVGHKLGEFVPTRKFGGHGDDKKA, from the coding sequence ATGTCAAGAAGTTTGAAAAAAGGTCCATTCTGTGATGACCATTTGATGAAAAAGGTTGAAGCATTGAATGCGACCGGCAAAAAAGAAGTGATTAAGACATGGTCTCGTCGTTCAACCATTTTTCCTAGCTTTGTTGAACATACCTTTGCGGTTCACAACGGTAAAGAACATGTGCCTGTTTATGTAACCGAAGATATGGTTGGTCATAAGTTAGGTGAATTCGTTCCTACCCGCAAGTTTGGTGGTCATGGGGATGACAAGAAGGCGTAA
- the rplO gene encoding 50S ribosomal protein L15 has protein sequence MKLENLQYNEGARFSSNRVGRGQGSGNGKTSGRGQKGQNSRSGGGVAIGFEGGQTPFFKRMPKRGFTNFNRKEYAVVNVEALNTFEEGVTVDVETLKACGLVKKTFDGVKVLGNGALEKKLAVKANKFSESAKKAIEAAGGSVEVL, from the coding sequence ATGAAATTAGAAAACCTACAGTATAACGAAGGAGCACGTTTTAGTTCAAATCGTGTTGGTCGCGGCCAAGGTTCTGGTAATGGAAAGACTTCTGGTCGTGGACAAAAAGGTCAAAACTCTCGTTCCGGTGGCGGTGTAGCTATTGGATTTGAAGGTGGTCAAACACCTTTCTTCAAGAGAATGCCTAAACGTGGGTTCACAAACTTCAACCGTAAGGAATATGCAGTTGTGAATGTTGAAGCATTAAATACTTTTGAAGAAGGCGTTACAGTTGATGTTGAAACTTTAAAAGCTTGTGGTCTTGTTAAAAAGACATTTGATGGTGTTAAGGTTCTAGGAAATGGTGCATTAGAAAAGAAGTTAGCGGTCAAGGCTAATAAGTTCTCTGAATCAGCTAAGAAGGCAATTGAGGCGGCAGGCGGAAGTGTAGAGGTGCTCTAA
- the rplE gene encoding 50S ribosomal protein L5, translating into MNELHVKYNEVVKPSLMKEFNYSSVMEAPKIVKVVLNMGVGDAIANPKLLDEAVEELTAISGQKPVVTKAKKSIANFKLREGMSIGCKVTLRGERMYEFLDKLINLSLPRVRDFRGVSATAFDGRGNYTLGVKEQLIFPEIDFDKVNKVRGLDVVIVTTAKTNVEAVALLKGMGMPFVK; encoded by the coding sequence ATGAACGAATTACATGTTAAATATAATGAAGTTGTTAAGCCTTCTTTAATGAAAGAATTCAATTACAGCTCGGTTATGGAGGCACCGAAGATTGTTAAGGTTGTTCTTAACATGGGTGTTGGTGATGCGATTGCTAATCCTAAATTATTGGATGAAGCAGTTGAGGAATTGACGGCTATTTCCGGTCAAAAGCCGGTTGTAACAAAGGCTAAGAAGTCCATTGCCAATTTTAAACTTCGTGAAGGGATGTCTATCGGTTGTAAGGTTACATTACGTGGTGAAAGAATGTATGAGTTCTTAGATAAGTTAATCAATCTTTCGCTTCCACGTGTTCGTGACTTCCGTGGTGTGAGTGCTACTGCTTTTGATGGTCGCGGTAACTATACATTAGGGGTTAAGGAACAATTGATTTTCCCTGAAATTGATTTTGATAAGGTGAATAAGGTTCGTGGTTTGGATGTTGTTATCGTGACAACAGCTAAGACAAATGTTGAAGCTGTCGCACTATTAAAGGGCATGGGTATGCCATTTGTTAAATAA
- the rpmC gene encoding 50S ribosomal protein L29: MNVKEIRDLSSEELQKEVVSLKEELYTLRFAQATGSLENPARIKDIKKTIARIYTVLTERESSEAK; the protein is encoded by the coding sequence ATGAACGTTAAAGAAATTAGAGATTTAAGTAGTGAAGAACTTCAAAAGGAAGTTGTTAGCCTTAAAGAAGAACTTTATACTCTTCGATTTGCTCAAGCGACCGGAAGTTTAGAAAATCCTGCTCGTATTAAGGACATTAAGAAGACAATTGCACGTATTTATACAGTATTAACAGAACGTGAAAGTTCTGAAGCTAAGTAA
- the rplX gene encoding 50S ribosomal protein L24 yields the protein MKIKTGDTVKVISGHYKGTIAEVKAVSPRTNRIIVEGVNMIKKSLKPTQANPEGGVVEREAPIHVSNVMLYDKKEKVASRVGYSINAKGKKVRVLKKTGKEVKEAKK from the coding sequence ATGAAAATTAAGACAGGCGATACAGTCAAGGTCATCAGTGGCCACTATAAAGGAACAATTGCTGAAGTTAAGGCGGTTAGTCCAAGAACCAACCGTATTATCGTAGAAGGTGTCAACATGATTAAGAAGTCTTTGAAGCCAACACAAGCTAATCCGGAAGGTGGCGTTGTTGAACGTGAAGCTCCTATTCATGTTTCAAATGTTATGTTGTATGACAAGAAAGAAAAGGTTGCTTCTCGTGTTGGCTATTCTATTAATGCGAAGGGCAAGAAAGTTCGTGTCTTAAAGAAGACCGGGAAAGAAGTGAAGGAGGCTAAGAAATAA
- the rpsC gene encoding 30S ribosomal protein S3, translating to MGQKVNPIGLRVGVIRDWESRWYADKADFGDLLNEDNRVRGFLEKEFKDAYISRIEIERTGKKDAKVIIRCARPGALLGKDGDQDKMVVLRKKLGKLTGGKKVKVDVVAVANPDLDARLVARRIAEQLEARQSFRIAQKKAIQQTMKSGAKGIKTLVKGRLGGAEIARQEGYSRGVVPLHTLRSDIDYSAQEATTTYGKLGVKVWICRGEVLPGQMVKEPEAPKGRGNDRRNNRRGGRSDRRANNHAARQEKVEAVAEENKGGQK from the coding sequence ATGGGTCAAAAAGTTAATCCAATCGGATTGCGCGTTGGCGTTATTCGTGATTGGGAATCCAGATGGTATGCTGATAAAGCAGACTTCGGTGATCTTCTAAATGAAGACAATCGCGTTCGTGGATTCTTAGAAAAAGAATTTAAAGATGCTTATATTTCTCGTATTGAAATTGAAAGAACCGGGAAGAAAGATGCTAAAGTAATCATTCGTTGCGCTCGTCCGGGTGCTCTACTAGGCAAAGATGGTGACCAAGATAAGATGGTTGTTTTACGCAAGAAGTTAGGTAAGTTAACTGGTGGCAAGAAGGTCAAGGTTGATGTTGTTGCGGTAGCTAATCCGGATTTAGACGCTCGTTTAGTTGCTCGTCGTATTGCTGAACAATTAGAAGCTCGTCAATCATTCCGTATTGCGCAAAAGAAAGCCATTCAACAAACGATGAAATCTGGTGCTAAGGGTATTAAGACATTAGTGAAGGGTCGCTTAGGAGGAGCTGAAATTGCTCGTCAAGAAGGTTACTCACGTGGTGTTGTACCTTTACATACACTACGCAGTGATATTGATTATTCGGCTCAAGAAGCAACCACAACCTATGGTAAGTTAGGCGTTAAAGTTTGGATTTGCCGTGGTGAAGTTCTTCCCGGACAAATGGTTAAAGAACCGGAAGCTCCTAAGGGGCGTGGGAATGACCGTCGTAACAACCGCCGTGGCGGAAGAAGTGATCGTCGAGCAAACAACCATGCAGCTCGTCAAGAAAAGGTAGAAGCTGTTGCTGAAGAAAACAAAGGAGGTCAAAAATAA
- the rplN gene encoding 50S ribosomal protein L14: MIQNETRLKVADNTGAKELLVIRCLGGSKRKSATIGDVVVCSVKHAAPHGTVKEGQVVKAVIARTVYGLRRDNGSYIKFDENAAVIIKEDNTPVGTRIFGPVAKELRDKGYAKIVSLAPEVL; encoded by the coding sequence ATGATTCAAAATGAAACAAGATTGAAGGTTGCTGATAACACCGGTGCCAAGGAATTATTGGTTATTCGTTGTTTAGGCGGCTCAAAGCGTAAGAGTGCTACAATTGGTGATGTTGTGGTTTGCTCGGTAAAGCATGCGGCTCCACATGGAACGGTTAAGGAGGGTCAAGTCGTTAAAGCGGTTATCGCTCGTACGGTATATGGTCTTCGCCGTGACAATGGTAGTTATATTAAGTTTGATGAAAACGCCGCTGTAATCATCAAGGAAGATAACACACCGGTTGGAACACGTATCTTTGGACCGGTTGCTAAAGAATTAAGAGACAAGGGTTATGCAAAGATTGTTTCCCTTGCACCGGAAGTGTTATAA
- the secY gene encoding preprotein translocase subunit SecY has translation MLGTFAGLFKNKETRNKIFFTLAMLLIYRFGSAIPVPGVNTSQFAKQIAGNSLLGMMNLLGGGALERLSIFAMGVTPYITASIIIQLLSMDVIPSLTEMSKSGQTGRVKIEKITRYLGVVLAFGQSFSLVYGFDVQYKILQNAHFSGYLYTATVMTAGTMFLIWIGDRISMKGIGNGLSIIIFAGIVSNFPAAFSQVYAILTGGSTQGEMFNGILQFGLYILLFLAIIVFVIVMETAIRKIPVQYTNSSTTRGGSDVTFLPLKINSASVIPVIFAQSIMLAPQIIISFFNADLYNKLSQWLSLTTWTGLGLYAVLTILFTFFYTDLQVDPEQMADNLGKSGAYIPGIRPGNETKVYVSKVLHRITVLGATGLTIIAVIPYLLTMFTKLSQATAVNGTGIIIVVGVALETMKQLKGQLTQKQYKGFFKK, from the coding sequence ATGTTAGGGACCTTTGCCGGCTTGTTTAAAAATAAAGAAACAAGAAATAAGATTTTCTTTACTTTAGCTATGCTGCTTATTTACCGTTTTGGATCTGCTATTCCGGTTCCGGGTGTGAATACATCCCAGTTTGCTAAGCAGATTGCCGGCAACTCATTACTTGGCATGATGAACTTACTTGGTGGTGGTGCTTTGGAAAGACTTTCCATTTTCGCCATGGGGGTTACCCCTTACATTACGGCTAGTATTATCATTCAGCTGTTATCGATGGATGTGATTCCTTCTTTAACAGAAATGAGTAAATCCGGACAAACGGGTCGTGTGAAGATTGAAAAGATTACACGATACTTAGGTGTTGTGTTGGCCTTCGGTCAATCCTTCTCACTTGTATATGGATTTGATGTTCAATATAAGATTTTGCAAAATGCACATTTTTCAGGATATTTATACACAGCAACCGTCATGACGGCAGGTACCATGTTCCTTATTTGGATTGGTGACCGTATTTCCATGAAAGGTATTGGTAATGGTTTATCTATTATTATCTTTGCCGGTATTGTATCGAACTTTCCGGCCGCATTTAGTCAGGTCTACGCTATCTTAACCGGTGGCTCAACACAGGGCGAAATGTTTAATGGAATTTTACAGTTTGGTTTGTATATCTTATTATTCCTTGCAATTATCGTCTTCGTTATTGTTATGGAAACGGCAATTCGTAAGATTCCTGTTCAATATACAAATAGCTCTACAACAAGAGGGGGATCGGATGTCACCTTCCTTCCTCTTAAGATTAATTCGGCTTCGGTTATTCCGGTTATCTTTGCGCAAAGCATTATGCTTGCCCCACAGATTATTATTAGTTTTTTCAATGCTGATTTATACAACAAATTAAGTCAGTGGTTGAGTTTGACGACTTGGACCGGTCTTGGCTTGTATGCTGTATTAACCATCTTGTTTACATTCTTCTATACGGATTTACAAGTGGATCCGGAACAAATGGCGGATAACTTAGGTAAATCAGGGGCGTATATTCCAGGTATTCGTCCGGGGAATGAAACAAAAGTTTATGTTTCAAAAGTCCTACACCGTATTACTGTTTTAGGGGCAACAGGTCTAACGATTATTGCGGTTATTCCTTACTTATTAACGATGTTTACGAAGTTATCGCAAGCAACGGCAGTAAATGGTACTGGTATTATTATCGTTGTGGGTGTTGCCTTAGAAACGATGAAGCAGTTAAAAGGTCAATTAACCCAGAAACAATACAAAGGGTTCTTCAAAAAGTAG
- a CDS encoding adenylate kinase, which yields MNILIMGPAGAGKGTMSKEIKRKYNVPHISTGDMFRENIKKNTPLGVKAKEYMEAGKLVPDSLVNDMVEDRLRQDDCANGYLLDGFPRSLGQAEALTEITNKIHRSVDVALVLGVDIRVLEQRITGRRICKNCGSIYHIKNHPSKVEGVCDVCGSELTQRKDDTLEQLQVRMDEYRNQTEPVIQYYEKQGIAKYVDAGQQPEKVFADIQSILDAVK from the coding sequence ATGAATATTCTCATTATGGGTCCAGCAGGTGCTGGTAAAGGCACTATGTCAAAAGAAATTAAAAGAAAGTACAACGTTCCTCATATCTCCACCGGTGATATGTTCCGCGAGAATATCAAAAAAAACACTCCTCTTGGCGTCAAAGCGAAAGAATACATGGAAGCCGGTAAGTTAGTACCGGATTCTTTGGTCAATGATATGGTGGAGGATCGCCTTCGACAAGATGATTGTGCAAATGGTTATCTGTTAGATGGCTTTCCTCGTAGCCTTGGTCAAGCGGAAGCTTTAACCGAAATCACGAATAAAATTCATCGTTCGGTGGATGTGGCTTTGGTTCTTGGTGTTGATATTCGTGTTCTGGAACAGAGAATTACAGGTCGACGTATTTGTAAGAATTGTGGTTCGATTTACCACATTAAAAATCACCCATCAAAAGTAGAGGGTGTTTGTGATGTTTGTGGTAGTGAGTTAACACAAAGAAAAGATGATACGTTAGAACAACTTCAAGTTCGTATGGATGAATATAGAAACCAAACAGAGCCTGTTATTCAGTATTATGAAAAACAAGGGATTGCGAAGTATGTGGATGCTGGTCAACAACCGGAAAAGGTATTCGCTGATATCCAGAGTATTCTTGACGCAGTTAAATAA